The segment atgaggggtttgccacttttgctagttggtgtacccattatttgtttccggtgtatttgatggtaaaaccaatttggttccagtggtaagacatgttggggacttgtaagtagtaatcggctgttgggctacagtcatcttcagcgatgaggggtttgaaGCTTTTGCTAGTtcgtgtacccatttatttgtttcctctgaacttgatgtctatcacgggagagggacttgtaaataagaatctgttcactttgggctagaaatttatgcaaattggtgcacattgtatctgatagaattaagtgtttacgcaacgggtacaaacaaTAACGTAAAACGTTGAGGTAgattcgtaataattagtgtcacctatggtattttaatctttaaaagttacggatagctttataataccaactagattatataagatattgttccaagttttcatccgtcacgatgtctacgattgaaaaggataaagttcaattggcttcaaagtcaatttagtcctttctttggatattattttgtagttgttgttttttcaatgctgaggaatagcctttggtcatgtgataactgattgcgttcttgtttgaacataccgctttaaaaacttcgataggctgacaacttcatcatttaaccgatagtgaagaaacaagcacaaacgagaatgtaaaacaatgagatagtttcgtaataatcaacagaatgtcatctatggtattttgatcctgaaaagttagggatagctttataataccaactagattatataaggtattgttccgagttttcatccgtcacgtcgtctacgattgaaaaggataaagttcaactggctgcaaagtcaatttagtcccttctttcgatactattgtTACTCTCgtaacactttagtcggcgaagccggacaaaggttgccgcaacactttatgttgcccgggcaacgtaggtctagttaattttgaaattgcaagATCAGGGTCAGCGacttctaaattttctaatcaGTGGAGGATTCTGATGCCAAGGTGGCAACAGGAGTAAATATTTAGTGAACTGAAAGAAAACGGACCAAATTTTCAGTCAGTTCTAGTTCACAGCTTCCGAAATGGGGTAATATTCTAGATGTGAGAGAGGGCTACCGCATTGAAAAGGTTAGCTAACAGCTAGCAGTTGAATCGAAATTTTGCTGGAATGATCAATGCGCTAGAATCAGATGTGTCATGGAGATGCCATATGTGTCATGGACCCAGATGTTTAGGAGAAGGGATCAAGTGTGACGCATCTAGGATCCAGTGGGAAGACTCAAATAAGCGAGGTGTTCAACGGCTCTAGCGGTGGTATCGCCAAGGGCTATAAAGGACGGTATCTCACCTTTCAAGTTAATATGACTTGCCAGAATTGGAACGACAGCCAAGTTTAAGATTCTTCTGCTGAGGTGTGACAAATATATCTTTTATTCTCTGAAGGGTATGGCTAAGGTTCAAAACGTCATCTGTATGCCAGATTGATACTAGAGCCAGATTGGATTATGACATACTCAGAGACGGAGGGCATTGGTCTTGAGCATCCAAAACTTGGTTATTGAAGACATTAGgaagataaaaattatataattcttAAATTGTTACACAACAATATACGTCTttagaaaattaggaaaaactTGGAAGTCAATTTTTACTGAAGAaggtcttcatttttatttattttgatatttttcttgcAAGTGCCCGCcaatttaagaaataaagaaCGTAGGTTAAAAATCAACAGAATATGAATGAAACAATTTATCATTATGGGGCTCCAGAAATGTAGCTTTCCCAATTGACGTAGCCTAGCCTAACTTTGATATTTTGGGAGGCTTTCTCCCCCTTTTCAGAAATTGTGCAAATTTGTTCAGgctttttgatgggtaacattgaAATCAATTAATTTCATATATTTcgaatcagcatcaaaattcgattcttttgatgtatctattgtcaGTGTcgttactagccaaaatgttgggggggggcaagagaTTTTACAGACTGACTGGTCATATTTAccgactgtttttttttgttaataattagcataatgtcCGTTTCGAATACTGTACGTAAAATCACTTCATGAGTTGGTAAAACTGCTGCATTTACCAACCGAAATTTAGATTTTGATGCATGCCATGCCACTGCtttaatgctgtttatttaGCCCAATGGAAAGTTGTGGCATCATCTGTAAAACCACGgcaggagtcggtaaaactCCTGCGTTTACCGaccaagttgaaaatttctggaGACGACATGTCACTCTTTCGTTGTCTTTATTGAATCTAACAAATAATTTTaccaacttattttttttaccaagtgaccaaaaacattggggGGAGCGCCCCCCTCTCACCCCCGTACATGACGGCCTGTCTATTGTTATTAAGACtctatttcttagagtttcggctgTTGTTGAGCGTGTCGTATGCTTATCGTTACCTcggactgtttgaaaaaataaactccATTTAAATTAAGGCTATCACTAATTGAGACCATTTTAATTAACATTGTTCTTTTTCTCTAGCAATGATTTTACACTTGCATTTTATTATGCTTGATTGAAGAAACCTCTTCTTTTCTGAAAGATCTGTTTTTCACAAAGACTGAGCAaaggaacaaacaaaaaataacataacAATTCAGCTAAGAGGTCACagtaataatttcttattaCTATGAAGCACttgcattcggtatatcaggtAACTTGGGTCAAGGTTGTctcaaagaaagaaaagaatgcGACCCGACTTTTTGCAAGTTCGTCAATAGCTAATTTTGTTGTATCTGAGCTCATTGAAGAAGGCCTGAACAGGTTacgttttttattctttagccTATCTATAATTAAACTTGGTCGAGATTAGCAGCTAGGAATTTTATTTTACGTTTTGGTGATGTAAGTCAAAGAATATGGGTGACTCATAAGAGTGGTAACTTGCACTAATGTTTACCAAAAAAttcaacgccatctagcatttggTGAAACTCGACATTTTTAGCGTAATAAAGAGAATAATTAATTCAATTACTGTAATTGTGAAAATTAGGGTAGTAATAAGTGAATGATCTCAGTTCCTGGCGTAAAAACGATTGTAAAGCTTGAAAAATGCCTAGTGTCAGCAGATGCTGGATGGCGTTGATagtttttgtcgacactagtgccagtttccactcttataagttacctatTATATGTGAGCTAGGGATTTTATTATACCTTTTGACGGTTTGAGTCTCATATAATGCCAACGACATTGTCGATTGTGTTGCTCCACACCTGTGATCCAGTGGTCACAGTTGCTACGTCATTTTACGCGGATTAGGCATCAGAGGTTTAGTTCTGACAGGCAATGAAAACATTTGGTTCCAAAGGAAGATATAAATTAGGTTCCAAAGAGGGACAATTTCAGATTTCTCTTGTTTGATATAAAATAGTCAATCGGAATTTTGAACAGCCACAGGACCAGAACTAAAAAAGGTATGCCTATCCAGTCTTGCAATTATCTGCATAAGTGTCATAACAGAGATTATCTTATACATTATGACCCAACAGTGGTTTCACACCCAATTGTATTCCtcttttattccatttttagaatttgagAATGCAGAAACGCTGATGTTATCGGAAGTTCATACATTATTGGAGTACCGAAAATCTCAGAATGAAAGCgaagaagaagaacaagaacTCTCTGAGACCTTTCTAAAAACCCTTGCTTACACACAACGCTTTAGTAAATTCAAAAATAGAGAAACTATTACTGCTGTTCGTCAGTAAGTTTAtgcatgtcttttttttaaaaagggttactgtttaatttataaatactaTTACCTCTACTACCAACAACAACCTGTTGCAGCACtgagccacctgaggccaacacagccgtGCACGCTCCTCCTACATCCCCCAGGACTTATTATGACTACTATTCCATGCTTCAATTCGCATGGTATCACCATTATATAGCTGCTTAAGGTTAATGTCACCGTTTTATTGGGACAGAAAAAGGCTAGAATAAAAATTGTAGCCTTTTTGGAGCTGGTatgcaacttttaattaaaacaccAGGACCAACCTTCTTTTTGTCTACTCCgtacaacaagaaaaaaaatacactcttcaataaaaatactttcaattgaaaactcatttaaaaatttcatataaaccTAAGATTCTAGTATCAGATGCTGATAAAAAAGTTTCAATCCTATTAGAGTTTCAATCTTTAAATATTATTCTAAGGATTTTTggttatattaaataaaagaaaacaagttttttaactgaaagtaaggagcgacattaaaacttaaaacgaacagaattgattctgtgtatgaaaggggctatcccctcctaAGCCTTTTGGATGACAGTGTCACACAGTCCAGATACTGCAATATTATCACCCGTTCTGTCAAGGTTTTTCTTTCTGACTTGACAGTAATAGTAGCAGAAATGCAGAATATACTACTAgctactagatttttttttactcagttGTACAAATACCGTGCCCACTTTGTGTGAAGAGGTCAAAGAACGTATTGCAGGTTTTGTTTGGAGTGCTCTTTTCAGTATAAAATGTTTACCTTTCCCCCTTTTCTGTTTCTATAATAACATTAATtgtttggtttttgttgttttattttactctAGTCGCAACATCTCAAATAATATAATCTCTTGAAATATTCATGTCATCCACAAGAAAATTATCCCCATTATTGTGACTTGGGGCGTTTCCAGGAATTTTAAGTGGGAGGGTTAAAAACAATTACCACGTCAAATATGTTTAAAACTGATCATCCTTTCACCATAAATCTGCTCAATCTATCAGCTATAGAAAGCGGAATCGGACCATATTTTTAGCCGCTTGTTGTTTGACCTAAAGTCAGTCAAATGGGCATCTACGACTATCCTTTAATaatttccctggaaaacatttagcaaaTTCTGCCTTTCGAAGCACCCTAGCTTCAGAACCTTATTTGTTATTACCTTAgcttaatattattattttggcTTGCAAtcttatcttctttttcttccagaCTATTTTaactgtaaatatatatatatatatatatatatatatatatatatatatatatatatatatatatatatatatatattctcccggggtcttggctattctatttttttatatttttactgcGTTCACCATCTTATCGCCATAACTTCAATAATCGTAAAGCTTGGAAAGGGAATTAACATATAAAACCTTCTAAATTCATTAAGTCTCTATGAAACAGTTCATAGGGCTTCAATTACCAAAATGGCGTCAATTCATGGTGGGGAGGGAGGAGGTAAGTCGGGCGgcaatttcattattttattcagTGGAAATACTAAGAGAAcatattttaatagaaatacCAGTAAACTGGTATTTCTCAAGATCTGCGGGGAGGTAGAGGctgacaaaaatttaaatgcaactccccccccccacttcaaTCGCCAACAATTCTCTTACCATGGGCAGTAAATTGTTGATCTAAACACTATGAATAGCTTCAAATATCCCTAagttatttgtagtttttttcatttgtaatattttactGCGATTATCTGATTACcaagtaatttttaattattgtgtTTTGATTATGTGATAACAGCACTCATTTTATTTGCTGTGAAGGACATTGAACATACTTGCActctaaataaatatagaaaataggACTACCCCCTAGTGATGTCAAAGCTGTAATTCTAGCCATTTGATAGAAAACACAACATTAGGGTTTTATTTGGCAATACAATTGAATCAAGCTATGTATTTGGCTATATAAAAGTATCATAGCAACAGATAGAAGTACGATTTGCCGATTTAACAGAAGTTCGATGCAATCGTTGAACTTCCCTAAGTAACAAAGCCCTTCAGGAATAACACAAAATCACTTTTTCATTTCTCTAGTACTATATGTCCTTTTAAAATCTTTGGTGGAGACAATGTTGTGCAACAATagctaataaataataattaagttGCTGAGTAGATTAATAATTTTGAGCATTAATAAGTGATTAAGTAAAAGCCGTAAGGTTTTTAAATTCTCTTCAGTAAAAGAATGTAAATTGgtcaaaatatctaaatcaaagcagaaaaataaagaagaattgAATTAATATTTCTGGTCATTCTCTTTGTTTAACGTTTTATCCACATTATTCTCTaggtttttatagtttttttcttcttttactttttttcgatTGCCCTGagaattgtttattatttttggcgttttattgttattttatatttattattgtttattatatgttctattgtgttatattgtttattattttattttttacattttattattttcactcACCCTTGTCCAACTAACAATCTTATGGTTAACAGTTGTTTCTGGTGGTAGAGTgtctaatttcagtcagcagaAGAGTTTTccaaattatattaaatgtgCCGGGAGGGAGAGAAAAATTCCTAAAGTCGTGACCAATCTAGATCATTTTTACAAACCCAAAAATGTCAGTAtgccaattttcagaaaaatagtaCTGTTTGGCTTTTAATGGCTCGGCAACAAAAGTCCAGGCACAGCTTTTTATGCTGTTTATTTAATCGTTAATAAACTGTTATAtagttttttctataaattcaAGTCCTGTTTCATCGTTACTTGTCTTATTCACCGAGTGTTAGCTATGCTTTCAAAGTTCGTAATTTTCCTTGTGTTGTTATTTAGGCTGCTGATGTCGAAAAGATTGCACAAGTTCGAGCTGGCAACGCTGGCGAATCTTTGTCCAGATAGCCCAGAAGAGGCTTCCTCACTCATTCCCAGTTTGCTTGGACGATTCCAGGAAGAGGATTTGCGTCAAATTCTCGATGATATTACAACTAAAAGAAGTTTCCAGTATTGACCTTCCCTCTATTCTCTCTTatgtattcatatttttttttgtacatgaTTAAAGTAAAGTGATTCTGGTAAGGATTTGAACCAGAGTTTGTACATGTTGAGGAAAGCTAGGGAAAATTAATTCGGAAAGTCTTAAGTCGAATGCTCGTTATGTATTCATCAATCCTGTTTCAGTTATCGGCAaagtatgcatttttgttatattatatttattgttgTTCGTTATATGTTTTATTGTGTTATATTGTTTatcattttattgttttcactCACCCTTGTCCAACTATCAATCTTATGCTTAACAGTTGTTTCTGGTGGTAGggtctctaatttcagtcagcagaaaatatttgaaaataacattAAGGGTGCTGggagggagaaaaaaaatcctaaggtCGTGACAATGTAGATCATTTTTACCAACCCAAAAATGTCAGTAtgccaattttcagaaaaaaacactctCTGGCTTTTAATGGCTAGGCAACCAAAGTCCAGACACAGCCTTAAATTATGTTGGTTATTTAGTTGTTAATTAACTATGATATAGTTTTCTTCTGTAAACTCAAGTCCTGTTTCATCGTTTCATTTCACCTGATTCATCGGTTAGGCATCCCCTTTTTGATCCATCCCAGTTGCACCAGTTGTTATAACTTCTTGCGCAATCTCCAAAGTAAACTGCGATTGAGCAGAACTTGATTACCGCTGGGTATATGATTCACTTTTGTACAACCAAGGCATGCACTCTTAAAAGGTAGCTTCTAGGCAGAGGGTTGTGGTATGGGTATATTATGGAAATGATATTGTTGAGTCAGGTTCGTCATTTGgcctctttttttaagttattattGTATTACAGTTGGTGCAAAAAGGCTAGTTAGTACCTTATGCTGCACGCTGAACAAAACGTCAGTTTTTTCATAAATACAGCgtttgtattttgtaaaattgtttCCGAGTTTCAGAAAGACCTGTAAAATTAGGGAATTTGTCAGGAAACAGGACCCAAAGTCACACAATCTGTCAAAATAAACCAATATAAATGGTCTAAAACTGACAAAAACCTGTTCGTTTGGTTTTGCCTTgaacataattttaatttattaaaaatattaattatttaatttatttattaaaaatattaattatttttaatttgaattaataaatattgattgattgattgatcaGAATGTTAATATTATTAAACTTCTTGTTCTAgaatttgcaaatattttcatcttttcttcCAACATACCCTTGGGTACCTGGTTTGAGCCTCCCTGTCCGAAATTTTCGCCTTACTTGTACtgaattaacaaaaatacatatgagaaatttttttgcgttttgtaggtttttttgGTATAGTTTGTCtaaatttagctttttatttacttctgCTTCCTTGCCATGTTGGCAATTTTTTAAGATTGTGTACCTGATTTGAGTgccctgaataaaaaaaaaatatcagcgAAATGAAAAACTTCGTAGgtattgaaagtttcaattgcGAAAATAGGATTAAAATTTGACAAGACTAAGGG is part of the Artemia franciscana chromosome 1, ASM3288406v1, whole genome shotgun sequence genome and harbors:
- the LOC136028786 gene encoding DNA-directed RNA polymerase II subunit Rpb4-like, with protein sequence MINALESDVSWRCHMCHGPRCLGEGIKCDASRIQWEDSNKREFENAETLMLSEVHTLLEYRKSQNESEEEEQELSETFLKTLAYTQRFSKFKNRETITAVRQLLMSKRLHKFELATLANLCPDSPEEASSLIPSLLGRFQEEDLRQILDDITTKRSFQY